TGATAATGGCAGTAATAAAGCCACCAACAATTGCGGCAAATGGTAAATAACTCATGCTAAAGACACCCGTACCTAGACTAATGAAAAGTACCGCACCAAAGGACGCACCACTTGTAATCCCGATTATATCAGGCGATGCAAGAGGATTGCGAATAATACTTTGTAAGATCAAGCCCGAAACCCCTAATGCAGCACCTACTAATAATGCCAATAATGCGCGTGGTAAGCGTAATGTCTCTACAACAAACGCATATTCATCGGTATAACCAAAAATCTGGCTAAGAACATTAAGCGGAGAAATCCAACTACTTCCCGCACTCAAATTTAAAATAAATAAACTAAAAACTAAGAGTCCACTAATTGCAACTGCCACTACCCAGCGTCGATTAATTTGTAACGAAATACGTTCTTTAAACAGCCGTATTGTCCAATATTTCATTGTTTCGCCACTCCTTTTTTCGCTAAATAAATAAAGAATGGACCACCAATGAACGCAGTCATCACACCAATTGGAACTTCCATTGGGCTAATAATAAATCTAGCTGCAACATCCGCAGCAATCAACAAAGCAGAACCGATGAGCGCACTATAAGGAATAATCCATCGATAATCTATACCGACTAAAGCTTTGGCCATATGTGGTACTATTAATCCTATAAACCCTACAGAGCCCACTACTGCAACAGAACCACCTGCAAGAATAATTATGATTAAACCTATTAATAGCTTAATCAACACCACGTTTTGACCTAAACTTTTCGCAATGTCCTCTCCAGCACTAAAGACATTGACTGATTTACCAAGAAAAAGGCAAATAATAAGCGCAAGAATTAACAAAGGCAATACCGAAAATAACATATCTAAATCTCTACCTGCAATCGAACCAGCTAACCAAAATAGAACCGTTTGCATCGATTGTTCATCAATTACAAGCATGCCTTGAGTAAATGACATAAACAATGCAGATAGTGCTGTACCCGCTATAATTACTTTTAATGGTGTCACACCATCTCGACCAAAATTACTTAATAAAAAAACACTAAAACCTGATATTGCTGCACCTAAAAAAGCAAACCACATATAGCCTACTAAGGAATGAATGTTAAGCCATGTGATAGCAAAAACGATAAAGAATATTGCCCCTGCGTTAATACCAAGTAAGTCAGGCGATGCTAATGGGTTTCTCGTTAATGCTTGAATAAGCACTCCCGCAATTGCTAGTGACATACCAATACATAATGCAATAACGGCACGTGATAACCTACTTGTTGCTACAACTAAATGTTCGGTATTCGAAGGGTCATAATTTGTGAGAACTTCCAATGCGAGCTTGAAAGAAATCGTTGTTTGACCCATTGCTAAACTACAAAAAAATAAGCTGATTACAAGTAGCACTAACAATATAAAGCCAAAAGATTTTGAGAATCGTGATTTTAACATTTTGCTCCCTCTTCAATAAATGAAAAAAGGGAATGCACAAGATTCCCTCTTTCCTAAATCAATTTTTTGGTTATTTTTCAAGTTTAAAATGCGTATATAAATCGTCTAGCATTAAGTTTGCAGATTTTAAACCACCTGCAAAGTTCCATGTAATTTCATTAACTGTGTAAACTTGATTATTTTTCACTGCATCTAAATTTTGATAAAGCGGATGTGCTGTCCATTCAGCATGCGTTTTTTTAACCGCCTCATTATCCTCCATGAATTGGAATATAACATCTGCATTCATTTGTGGAATTGCTTCCTTATCACTTAATTTAACAATCTCTAAATTATCACCTTGTAGATCTTTAGGACCGTTAAAACCTAACTCTGATAAAATTGAACCCGCGAATCCTGTTACATAAATACGTGCATGATCTTCACGATAGTTTAATACAGAAACACTGAACGGATAATTTTCATTTGATGCAATTTTTTCTTTAAAGTCGGCTACACGGCTCTCCCATGCTGCAATTAATTCATTTGCTTTTTCTTCCTCACCTAATGCCTGTCCAAGTAATGAAGTTGTTTCATGAATATCGTATAAAGTTGTATTGACAACTGTTGGTGCAATTTGTGAAAGCTGTTCATAGATTTCCTCATGACGAACCTGAGTTGCAATAATTAAATCTGGCTCTAATGCTGCAATTTCTTCTAAATTCGGCTGTGTTTCTAAACCTACATAAGTGACATCTTTTAAATCTTCTTTAAGGTAATCGTACATTGGTTGTTGCGCCCAAGACTCAACCACTCCAACCGGCTTTACACCAAACTCTAAAATTGTATCAGTAGCACCTTGATATAAAGTAACAACGCGCTTAGGTTTTCCTTTAATTTCTGTCGTACCTAAAACATGATTTATTGTAATAGTCTCATCGCTTGAAGATTCTGAATTAGAATTTTCATTTGCAGATGATTCCTTTACTTCTTCTTTGTTACCACAAGCTGCTAATACTGCTACTAAAGCGATTAACATAACCATAAAGCTAAAAACTTTTTTCATTTCCACATCTCCTAATTGATAATGATTTTCAAAATCATTATATTATTGAAAATGATAAATTACAATATTTTTTTTGAAAAATTTATCATTTTAGAAATCTATTGCTTAAAAACCCTTATCATTCAAGGTTTTCAAAGTAATTAAATTAGCTAATTTCCTCTTCAGGGTTTGAACCCCTACTTATAGTAGTAAGGGACTTCAGCTGAATCAAGTTAAATTTTACCTTTTATCTTTTTGCTAATAAAATTGTCTTACTTATCCCTTACACTGTTAAATTATTCCATGATACAATTAAGAGAAATTTAAATTAGGGGTGATTTTTCATGATAAAAATAACTGCAGATAGTACGTGCGACTTATCTCCAGAACTACTTGCCAAATATGATATTTCATTAGCACCACTACATGTGCTAATCAATGAAGAGGATTATTTAGATGGTGTCAATATTACACCAAAAGACATTTTTCATTATGTAAGTGTTGAGAATAAATCATGCTCGACTGCTGCCATCAATACATACGAGTACGAGCAGTTTTTCAAACCCTATACAAATCAATTTGAGGCAATCATTCACATTAGTTTAGGTAGCGAGTTTTCTTCTTGCTATCAAAATGCTTGTCTAGCCGCCCAAAACTTTGAAAATATTATCGTCATTAATTCACAAAATTTATCGACGGGTAGCGGCCTACTCGTTTTGGAAGCAGCTGAACTTGCCGCGCAAGGTTACACAGCGAAGGAAATCGAAGCGCGAATTTTAGCGCTAGTACCTGAAATTGAAGCGAGCTTTGTCATTGATAAAATGGATTACTTAAAGCGTGGTGGACGTTGCTCAAGCCTTGAGGCATTTGGTGCAACATTACTAAAAATTAAACCATCAATTGAGGTTACTCACGGTAAAATGGAAGTTGGTAAAAAATATCGCGGTCAATTTGCAAGTTGTCTCGAAAAATACGTAAAAGATCGTCTTGTAAATCGTACAGACATTGATTTATCACGCATTTTCATCACACATCCTGATTGCCCTGATGAACTCGTTGAGCAAGTAAAAACAATGATACAACGTCAAATGCAATTTGATGAAATTCTAGTAACAAATGCTGGTTGTACCGTTTCTACACATTGTGGTCCAAGTACATTAGGAATATTATTTAAACGCACAATTAAATAATTTTAATGAGTGAGCTTGAATTAGCAGCAACCATCCAATAAATACGAAAACGAACGTGCTTCATTGGGCACGTCCGTTTTTTTTTCACTCTATATCGCAATGCATTGCAGCCTTAGCTTCATACCATGGAACACTATAGCCCTTCCCCTTCGCACAAAAGATACTGGAAGATGTATAAGTAGGGTCTGCGTCCTTATTATAAGCAATTTGCTCAATGATCCCTTCT
This portion of the Solibacillus daqui genome encodes:
- a CDS encoding DegV family protein, which translates into the protein MIKITADSTCDLSPELLAKYDISLAPLHVLINEEDYLDGVNITPKDIFHYVSVENKSCSTAAINTYEYEQFFKPYTNQFEAIIHISLGSEFSSCYQNACLAAQNFENIIVINSQNLSTGSGLLVLEAAELAAQGYTAKEIEARILALVPEIEASFVIDKMDYLKRGGRCSSLEAFGATLLKIKPSIEVTHGKMEVGKKYRGQFASCLEKYVKDRLVNRTDIDLSRIFITHPDCPDELVEQVKTMIQRQMQFDEILVTNAGCTVSTHCGPSTLGILFKRTIK
- a CDS encoding ABC transporter substrate-binding protein, with product MKKVFSFMVMLIALVAVLAACGNKEEVKESSANENSNSESSSDETITINHVLGTTEIKGKPKRVVTLYQGATDTILEFGVKPVGVVESWAQQPMYDYLKEDLKDVTYVGLETQPNLEEIAALEPDLIIATQVRHEEIYEQLSQIAPTVVNTTLYDIHETTSLLGQALGEEEKANELIAAWESRVADFKEKIASNENYPFSVSVLNYREDHARIYVTGFAGSILSELGFNGPKDLQGDNLEIVKLSDKEAIPQMNADVIFQFMEDNEAVKKTHAEWTAHPLYQNLDAVKNNQVYTVNEITWNFAGGLKSANLMLDDLYTHFKLEK
- a CDS encoding FecCD family ABC transporter permease encodes the protein MLKSRFSKSFGFILLVLLVISLFFCSLAMGQTTISFKLALEVLTNYDPSNTEHLVVATSRLSRAVIALCIGMSLAIAGVLIQALTRNPLASPDLLGINAGAIFFIVFAITWLNIHSLVGYMWFAFLGAAISGFSVFLLSNFGRDGVTPLKVIIAGTALSALFMSFTQGMLVIDEQSMQTVLFWLAGSIAGRDLDMLFSVLPLLILALIICLFLGKSVNVFSAGEDIAKSLGQNVVLIKLLIGLIIIILAGGSVAVVGSVGFIGLIVPHMAKALVGIDYRWIIPYSALIGSALLIAADVAARFIISPMEVPIGVMTAFIGGPFFIYLAKKGVAKQ